CCCGTCCGAGCACCCGCGCCGGGAGCACGTGCCGCGGGTGTTGAACCGCAGCACCGCCAGGCCCGCGGTCGCCGGCAGCCACTGGGCCGCCTTGAGGTACAGGTGGATGTCCATGTGCCCGCCCACCGTCGGCAGCGGGTGGAAGGTGACGAGGGTGGCCCGCGGCGGGGCGTCCTCGGGGAGGGCGAGCTCCCCGACCAGGTCGAGGCCGTCGGCGGTGCGCAGCACGAGCCGCTCCCGTCGGGCCGGCAGGACCGTGCGCGCCTGCAGCGGCTCGGGGCCGGCCGTGCGGCGGTAGTGCTGCTCGACGGGTCCGGCGGGCGGCGGGGTGGCCGGCACGGGCGAGAGGTCGCGCATCGGGGTCCTTCCGGGCTCGGTCAGGGCGGTCGGTCAGGGCGGTCAGTGCGGTGCGTGCGGCAGGTCCGTCGGACGCTCGGCCAGGCGGGCGGTCAGTACGGACCGTCCTGGCGGCGGGAGGACCAGCACATCGGGTGCCAGTGCCGCCGGTCCGCGGCGGCGGCCTCGTCGCCCAGGACGGAGTCGCTGCGCCAGGCCACGAGGTGGGCCAGGCCCGGCGGGATCGGCCGGCCACAGCCGGGGCAGGTGTAGTCCTTCACCGCGCGCCAGGCCGGGATCCGGCGCACGTGCCAGCCGCCGTCGTGCCCGTCCTCGTGCCGGTACCCGGAGTCCAGGCCCAGCAGCCGGTCCAGCTCGTCCGTTCCCCCGGTCCCCGTGCCCGACGCCGGCCCGTTCCGGCGGCGCGCGGGTCCGCCGGTGCCGGGGCGGCCGGAGGGACCGCCGGTGCGGCGACGGGGACGGTTGGAGCGGGGCACCCCCTCATGGTGTCACAGTGCCGGCGCGGGACCGGATGGGCCAGGCAGTAGACTGCCGGACGTGCGTTTGGTGATTGCCCGGTGTTCCGTGACCTACGAGGGGCGCCTGCGCGCCCACCTGCCCCAGGCCACCCGGCTGCTGATGGTCAAGGCCGACGGCGCCGTGCTGGTGCACTCGGACGGCGGGTCCTACAAGCCGCTGAACTGGATGAGCCCGCCGGCCACCCTGCGCGTCGCCCCGCCCGGCGAGGAGCTCGCGGAGGAGGGCGTGGCGGAGGTGTGGACCGTGCAGTCCACCAAGACCGACGACCGGCTCGTGGTGCACCTCTTCGAGGTGCTGCACGATTCCTCGCACGAGCTCGGCGTGGACCCCGGCCTCGTCAAGGACGGCGTGGAGGCGGACCTGCAGCGGCTGCTCGCCGAGCAGATCGAGCTGCTGGGGGCCGGCCACTCCCTCGTGCGCCGCGAGCACATGACGGCGATCGGCCCCGTGGACATCCTGGCCCGGGACGCGGAGGGCGGCACGGTGGCCGTGGAGCTCAAGCGCCGCGGGGACATCGACGGCGTGGAGCAGCTCACCCGGTACCTCGAGCTGATGAACCGCGACCCCCTGCTGGCCCCGGTGCGCGGGGTCTTCGCGGCCCAGCAGATCCGCCCCCAGGCCCGCACGCTCGCCGAGGACCGCGGCATCCGCTGCCTCACGCTCGACTACGACGCGATGCGCGGCGTGGACGATGCCGAGTCCCGCCTCTTCTGACCCCTCCCCCGGCCGCCCGCACGCGCCGGGCCGGCTCGTCACGCCCGGGCTCGTGGACCAGCACTGCCACGGCCACGCCGGCGTCGACTTCGCCACCGCCTCCCCCGCGGCCGTCCGGGCGGCCGTGGCCGGGCTCGCCGCACGCGGGGTCACGCGCGTGGTGGCCTCCGTGCCCACCATGCCGGCCGCCGAGCTGCTCGACGCCGTGCACCGGCTCGCCCCGCTCGTCTGGGAGGGCGTGCTCGCGGGGATCCACCTGGAGGGGCCGTTCCTCTCGCCCCGGCGCTGCGGGGCCCAGTCCCCCGCCGACGTGCTCCGGCCGGACGCCCCGGGAGCTCCCGGCCTCGTCCGCGCCCTGCTCGCGGCCGGCGCCGGCCGGGCGGCCCCGGCCGGTGTGGGTGCCGGGCCGCGGGAGGACGCTCCCCCGGGCTCCCCGGACGGGGCGAACGCCATCATCGCCATGACCTACGCCCCCGAGCTGCCCGGCGCGGACCGGCTCGAGGCCGCCCTGCTCGCGGCCGGGGTGCTCCCCAGCCCCGGCCACACCGACGCGACGGCCGAGGAGTTCGTCGCGGCCCTGGAGCGCCTGGCAGACCGGCCGGGCGGTGCCCCCGATGGCCGGGAGGACTCGCGGCCCGGCGGACGGCACCGAGGCGGCCCTGAGGACCCGCAGCAGGGACGCGACGAGCGACACGACGGGGGCCGCGTCCCGGCGGTCACGCACCTGTTCAACGCCATGGCCGGCTTCCACCACCGGCGCCCCGGCCCGGTGCCCGCAGCCCTCGCCGCGGCGGCCGCCGGACGGCTGCGGCTCGAGCTCATCGCCGACGGCCACCACGTGGACCCGGCCGTCGTCCGGGACGTCGTCCGCCTGGTGCCCGGCGCCGTGTGCGTGGTCTCGGACGCCTCCGCCGCCACGGAGGCCCCGCCGGGCCGCTACCGTCTGGGGGCGGTGGCCCTCGAGCGCGCGGCCGGATCCGCCGCGCCGACGCTGGCGCCCGCGGCCGTGCCGGCCGGCACCCCGCCGGGGCGGGGGTCCGCTGCCGCGGCGGACCCGTCCGGCACCCCGGCCGCCCGGCGCCCGGCGGGGCCCGCCGGCGCGACCCTCGCCTCCGGCGCCGTGGCCCTGGACCGCTCGCTCGCACTGCTCGTGGAGTGGGGCGTGCCGTGGGAGACCGCCGTGCGCACGGTCACCACCACCCCCGCCCGCGGGCTGCCGCCCTCCCGGCGCCCCTCCGGCTGGGTGGTGTGGGACGCTCCCGGCCGGGCGGCCGACGTCGTGCTCCCGCAGCGTCCCGCGCCGCGCCCGCGGGGCGCCGGGCCGGCGCGGCCCCTTCCTCCGGACGCCGCTCCCGGCCGTTAACGACTCCAGCGCACCGCCCCGGGGGCGGTGCGCTGGAGTGCGGTGCGCTGGAGTGGCGCCGCGTCGGTGTACGGGTGACGGCCCGGCCCGCGGACCGGGCCCGTCAGGGGGCCCGGCGGTGAGGTCCCCGGTGCAGCCGGAGCAGCCGGGAGGAGCGCCGGGGCACCTCGCGCCACGTGCCGAGGCCCGCCACGGGGCCGGCCTCGATCCAGGCGGAGAGCCCGGCGCACGCATCGGAGTCCATGTCCAGGTCGATCGGTGACGGCCCGCCATCCACGCGCACCACCACCGATCCGTCCTGGCGGCCGGGCCCCGAGCGCCGCAGGTGCAGCAGGTGCCGCGCCGCCCGCCACCGGGGCCGCGGGTCGACCGACCAGACGCTCATGAGGTCCAGGCCGGCCTCGTCGTAGCGGCCGATGACCCGGGCCCCGCGGCCGGACCGGCCAGCCGGGCGGACCCGGGCCGAGAACGTCCCGGGTGTCCGCACCAGCGTCCGCCAGCGCCACCCCACCATGAAGGCGACGACCAGCACCGCGGCTGCCACCGCGGCGACCAGGGCCGACCAGCCGGGACTCACCTCAGGCTGCGCCCTGTCCGGCGGAGGCGGGGTCCAGCGTCGCGGCGCCGGCCACGATCACCACGCGGTCGTTGTCCACGGAGAAGAACCCGCCCTCGGCGTGGGCCGTGACGGTCTGGCCGTTGGCCTGCTGGACGACGACGTCGCCGTCGCCCAGCACCGCGAGCAGCGGCGTGTGCCCGGGCAGGATGCCGATCTCGCCGTCGATGGTCCGCGCGCTGACGGCCTGTGCCGGACCGGACCACACGAAGTGGTCCTCCGCCACGATCTCCACCTCGAGCTCGTGCCTGTCCGCCATGGTCAGTTCTCCGACTGGATCTTGGCCCAGTTGCGCTCGACGTCGTCGAGGCCGCCGACGTTGTAGAACGCCTGCTCGGCCACGTGGTCCAGGTCACCGTTGGCGATGGCGTTGAAGCCCTCGATGGTGTCCTTGATCGGCACGGTCGAGCCCTCCACGCCGGTGAACTGCTTGGCGGTGTAGGTGTTCTGGGACAGGAACTGCTCGATGCGGCGGGCGCGGGAGACGACGATCTTGTCCTCCTCCGAGAGCTCGTCGACGCCGAGGATCGCGATGATGTCCTGCAGCTCCTTGTTCTTCTGCAGGATCTGCTTGACGCGGGTCGCGGCGTCGTAGTGCTCCTGGCCCACGTACTGCGGGTCGAGGATGCGCGAGGTCGAGGCCAGCGGGTCCACGGCCGGGTACAGGCCACGGGAGGCCAGCGAACGGGTCAGGTTCGTGGTGGCGTCCAGGTGGGCGAACACGTTGGCCGGGGCCGGGTCGGTGTAGTCGTCCGCGGGGACGTACACGGCCTGCATCGAGGTGATGGAGTGGCCGCGCGTGGAGGTGATGCGCTCCTGCAGCACGCCCATCTCGTCGGCCAGGTTCGGCTGGTAGCCCACGGCGGAGGGCATGCGGCCCAGCAGCGTGGAGACCTCGGAACCGGCCTGGGAGAAGCGGAAGATGTTGTCGATGAACAGGAGCACGTCCTGGTTCATCTCGTCGCGGAAGTACTCGGCCATGGTCAGGCCGGTCAGGGCGACGCGCAGTCGCGTTCCCGGCGGCTCGTCCATCTGGCCGAACACGAGCGCGGTGTCCTTCAGGACGTCCGCCTCGTCCATCTCGACCCACAGGTCGTTGCCCTCACGCGTGCGCTCACCGACGCCGGCGAACACCGAGGTGCCGCCGAAGTTGCGGGCCACACGGGTGATCATCTCCTGGATGAGCACGGTCTTGCCCACGCCGGCGCCGCCGAACAGGCCGATCTTGCCGCCCTTGATGTACGGGGTGAGCAGGTCGATCACCTTGATGCCGGTCTCCAGCATCTCGGTGGAGCCCTCGAGGGCGGCGAAGTTCGGGGCCGGGCGGTGGATCGGCCAGCGCTCGGTGACCTGCAGCTCCGAGGTCGGCACGTCCAGGGACTCGCCGAGCACGTTGAAGATGTGGCCCTTGACGACCTCGCCGACCGGCACGGAGATCGGGGCGCCGGTGTCGGTGACGGAGGCGCCGCGGACCAGGCCGTCGGTGGACTGCAGGGAGATGGCGCGGACCAGGTTGTCGCCCAGGTGCTGCGCGGTCTCGAAGGTGATGGTGCGGGTCTGGCCGTTGACGGTCAGCTCGGCGGTCAGGGCGTTGTACACGGCCGGCATGGCGTCCGCGGGGAACTCGGCGTCGATCACCGGACCGATCACGCGGGCGATGCGACCGATGGCGCCGCCGGTGGCGGTACCGGTGCCCTGTTCGTTCGTGGTGGCAGTCATCTCTCTCACTTCTTTGGTGTGGATGGCGGGTGCAGTGTTGCGGGGCGGTGCGGCGTCAGGACGCGCTGAGCGCGTCGGCACCGGCGATGAGCTCGGTGAGCTCCTGCGTGATCTCGGCCTGGCGGGCGTTGTTCATCTTCAGGGTGTACTCCCGGACGAGCTCCTTGGCGTTGTCGCCGGCCGCCTTCATCGCGCGCTGGCGGTTGGCCAGCTCGGACGCCGCGGACTGGAGCATCGAGGAGAAGATCCGCGACTCGATGTACTTCGGCAGCAGCGCGTCGAGGACCTCCTCGGGAGCCGGCTCGTACTCGTACAGCGGGTACAGCTCGGTGTCCTCGGAGACCTCCTCCTCCACCACCTGGAGGGGCAGCAGCCGGACGACGGTCGGGACCTGGGTCACGAGCGACTGGAACTCGGTGTAGACGACGTGGATCTCGTCCACGCCGCCGGCCTCGGTGTCCTGCAGGAACGACTCGACGAGGATCTCGCCGATCTCGCGGGCGCGGGCGAACTTCGGGCTGTCGGTGTCGCCGGCCCAGAACTGCTTGTACTCGCGGTTCCGGAAGTCGAAGTACCCCTGCGCCTTGCGGCCCACGAGGTAGATGTCCGTCTCCTTGCCCTCCGCGTGCAGCTTCTCCAGCAGCTCCTCGGCGTGCCGCAGCACGTTCGCCGAGTACGCGCCGGCCATGCCGCGGTCGGAGGAGAGGACCAGCACGGCCGAGCGCTTCGGGTCCTCGACCTCGGAGGTGAGCACGTGCTCGATGTCCTGCTGCGACGACACGGCGGACACGGCGCGGGTGATCGCGTTGGCGTACGGCAGCGACGCGGCTACGCGCTCACGCGCCTTGCCGATGCGGGACGTGGCGATCAGCTCCATCGCCTTGAAGATCTTCTGCATCGACTGCGTCGAGGCGATCTTCTGGCGGTAGACCCGGATCTGGGCTCCCATGGTTGTCCTTTCCTTCGCTCCCGAGCACCGGTGCCCGCCGCGGGGGCGGGCACCGGTGCTCGGCGGCGGTCAGCGCTTCTGCTTGACGATCTTTTCCTGGGTGACCGCGTCGGCGGCCAGCGGATCGTGCTCCTCGTGCCCGGCGGCCACGAGCTTGTTGTCGCCCTCGCCGAAGAAGCCCTTCTTGAAGGCCTCCACCTCGGCCTTCAGCGTCTCCAGGGCCGAGTCCTCGAGCTTGCCGGTCTCCCGGATCGAGCCGAGCACCAGGTCCTTGTGGCGCAGGTGGTCCAGGAACTCGCGCTCGAAGCGCAGCACGTCCTCGACCGGCACCTCGTCCAGGTGGCCGTTCGCGCCGGTCCAGATGGACACGACCTGCTCCTCGACCGGGTACGGCGAGTACTGCGGCTGCTTGAGCAGCTCGGTCAGGCGCTCACCGCGCTGCAGCTGGCGGCGGGTGGCCGGGTCCAGGTCCGAGGCGAACATGGCGAACGCCTGCTGGTCGCGGTACTGGGCCAGGTCCAGCTTCAGGGTGCCGGAGACCTTCTTCATCGCCTTGATCTGCGCGGCACCGCCCACGCGGGACACCGAGATGCCCACGTCCACGGCGGGACGCTGGTTGGCGTTGAACAGGTCCGACTGCAGGAAGATCTGGCCGTCGGTGATGGAGATGACGTTGGTCGGGATGTACGCCGAGACGTCGTTGGCCTTGGTCTCCACGATCGGCAGGCCGGTCATCGAGCCGCCGCCGAGCTCGTCGGAGAGCTTGGCGCAACGCTCCAGCAGGCGGGAGTGCAGGTAGAAGACGTCGCCCGGGTAGGCCTCGCGTCCCGGCGGGCGGCGCAGCAGCAGCGAGACCGCACGGTAGGCCTCGGCCTGCTTGGACAGGTCGTCGAAGATGATCAGCACGTGCTTGCCGCCGTACATCCAGTGCTGGCCGATGGCCGAGCCGGCGTAGGGGGCGAGGTACTTGAAGCCGGCCGGGTCGGAGGCCGGGGACGCCACGATCGTGGTGTACTCCAGGGCGCCGTGCTCCTCCAGGGTGTGGCGGACCGCGGCGATGGTGGAGGCCTTCTGGCCCACGGCGACGTAGATGCAGCGGACCTGCTTCGACGGGTCGCCGGACTCCCAGTTGGCCTTCTGGTTCAGGATCGTGTCGATGCCGATCGCGGTCTTGCCGGTCTGGCGGTCACCGATGATCAGCTGGCGCTGGCCGCGGCCGATCGGGATCATGGCGTCGATCGACTTCATGCCGGTCTGCAGCGGCTCGTCCACGGACTTGCGCTGCGTCACGCCCGGGGCCTGGAGCTCCATGGCGCGGCGGCCCTCGGCCTCGATGGGGCCGAGGTCGTCGATCGGGGCGCCCAGCGGGTCCACGACGCGGCCCAGGAACTTGTCGCCCACCGGGACGGAGAGGACCTCGCCGGTGCGCTGCACCTCCTGGCCCTCCTCGATGCCCTGGAAGTCGCCGAGCACGACGACGCCGATCTCGCGGGTGTCCAGGTTCTGGGCCAGGCCCAGGGTGCCGTCCTCGAAGCGAAGCAGCTCGTTGGCCATGGCGGAGGGCAGGCCCTCCACCCGGGCGATGCCGTCC
This genomic window from Citricoccus sp. SGAir0253 contains:
- the nucS gene encoding endonuclease NucS, which translates into the protein MRLVIARCSVTYEGRLRAHLPQATRLLMVKADGAVLVHSDGGSYKPLNWMSPPATLRVAPPGEELAEEGVAEVWTVQSTKTDDRLVVHLFEVLHDSSHELGVDPGLVKDGVEADLQRLLAEQIELLGAGHSLVRREHMTAIGPVDILARDAEGGTVAVELKRRGDIDGVEQLTRYLELMNRDPLLAPVRGVFAAQQIRPQARTLAEDRGIRCLTLDYDAMRGVDDAESRLF
- a CDS encoding DUF2550 family protein — encoded protein: MSPGWSALVAAVAAAVLVVAFMVGWRWRTLVRTPGTFSARVRPAGRSGRGARVIGRYDEAGLDLMSVWSVDPRPRWRAARHLLHLRRSGPGRQDGSVVVRVDGGPSPIDLDMDSDACAGLSAWIEAGPVAGLGTWREVPRRSSRLLRLHRGPHRRAP
- a CDS encoding F0F1 ATP synthase subunit epsilon; this encodes MADRHELEVEIVAEDHFVWSGPAQAVSARTIDGEIGILPGHTPLLAVLGDGDVVVQQANGQTVTAHAEGGFFSVDNDRVVIVAGAATLDPASAGQGAA
- the atpD gene encoding F0F1 ATP synthase subunit beta, whose amino-acid sequence is MTATTNEQGTGTATGGAIGRIARVIGPVIDAEFPADAMPAVYNALTAELTVNGQTRTITFETAQHLGDNLVRAISLQSTDGLVRGASVTDTGAPISVPVGEVVKGHIFNVLGESLDVPTSELQVTERWPIHRPAPNFAALEGSTEMLETGIKVIDLLTPYIKGGKIGLFGGAGVGKTVLIQEMITRVARNFGGTSVFAGVGERTREGNDLWVEMDEADVLKDTALVFGQMDEPPGTRLRVALTGLTMAEYFRDEMNQDVLLFIDNIFRFSQAGSEVSTLLGRMPSAVGYQPNLADEMGVLQERITSTRGHSITSMQAVYVPADDYTDPAPANVFAHLDATTNLTRSLASRGLYPAVDPLASTSRILDPQYVGQEHYDAATRVKQILQKNKELQDIIAILGVDELSEEDKIVVSRARRIEQFLSQNTYTAKQFTGVEGSTVPIKDTIEGFNAIANGDLDHVAEQAFYNVGGLDDVERNWAKIQSEN
- a CDS encoding F0F1 ATP synthase subunit gamma — its product is MGAQIRVYRQKIASTQSMQKIFKAMELIATSRIGKARERVAASLPYANAITRAVSAVSSQQDIEHVLTSEVEDPKRSAVLVLSSDRGMAGAYSANVLRHAEELLEKLHAEGKETDIYLVGRKAQGYFDFRNREYKQFWAGDTDSPKFARAREIGEILVESFLQDTEAGGVDEIHVVYTEFQSLVTQVPTVVRLLPLQVVEEEVSEDTELYPLYEYEPAPEEVLDALLPKYIESRIFSSMLQSAASELANRQRAMKAAGDNAKELVREYTLKMNNARQAEITQELTELIAGADALSAS
- the atpA gene encoding F0F1 ATP synthase subunit alpha, which gives rise to MADLTINADDVRNALNEFAASYEPAGTERVEVGHVVSAADGIARVEGLPSAMANELLRFEDGTLGLAQNLDTREIGVVVLGDFQGIEEGQEVQRTGEVLSVPVGDKFLGRVVDPLGAPIDDLGPIEAEGRRAMELQAPGVTQRKSVDEPLQTGMKSIDAMIPIGRGQRQLIIGDRQTGKTAIGIDTILNQKANWESGDPSKQVRCIYVAVGQKASTIAAVRHTLEEHGALEYTTIVASPASDPAGFKYLAPYAGSAIGQHWMYGGKHVLIIFDDLSKQAEAYRAVSLLLRRPPGREAYPGDVFYLHSRLLERCAKLSDELGGGSMTGLPIVETKANDVSAYIPTNVISITDGQIFLQSDLFNANQRPAVDVGISVSRVGGAAQIKAMKKVSGTLKLDLAQYRDQQAFAMFASDLDPATRRQLQRGERLTELLKQPQYSPYPVEEQVVSIWTGANGHLDEVPVEDVLRFEREFLDHLRHKDLVLGSIRETGKLEDSALETLKAEVEAFKKGFFGEGDNKLVAAGHEEHDPLAADAVTQEKIVKQKR